A stretch of Candidatus Sericytochromatia bacterium DNA encodes these proteins:
- a CDS encoding DoxX family protein, whose amino-acid sequence MPSHSLTSASRPPLVSMVDLGLLCVRLGLAAVFMFHGAQKLFGWFDGAGMAQLIGGFGPVLGYLIAIGEFFGGLGLLVGFLSRFSAGSLVVIMGGAIALVHGQNGFSMANKGYEYNFTLLMMALAILLAGPGRLALTELLPPGLRKYLT is encoded by the coding sequence ATGCCCTCTCATAGCCTGACTTCTGCCTCACGCCCGCCGCTGGTCAGCATGGTCGACCTGGGTCTGCTCTGCGTCCGGCTTGGCCTGGCCGCCGTGTTTATGTTTCACGGTGCGCAGAAGCTGTTCGGCTGGTTCGATGGTGCGGGCATGGCCCAGCTGATCGGCGGCTTTGGGCCCGTGCTGGGCTACCTGATCGCGATCGGGGAGTTTTTCGGCGGGCTCGGTCTGCTGGTCGGATTCCTGAGCCGTTTCTCCGCGGGGAGCCTGGTGGTCATCATGGGCGGGGCGATCGCCCTGGTCCACGGCCAGAATGGCTTTTCGATGGCCAACAAGGGCTATGAATACAACTTCACCTTGCTGATGATGGCCCTGGCGATTCTGCTGGCGGGACCGGGGCGCCTGGCGCTCACGGAACTGCTGCCGCCCGGCCTGCGCAAGTACCTGACCTGA